CTGATCGATAATGGTGCCAACTTTGACATGATTGCCATGTCCCTCTATCCTTCCGCTTCCGGCTGGAACACGGCTGTTACCAATGCTGTGAACAATGCCAAGGATCTGATCAACCGGTATGGTAAGGAGATTATCGTATCGGAAATCGGGATGGATAATACGCAACCAGCAGCCGGTAAAAGTTTTGTCGCAGCGATGAAAACGCAATTCCGCAACCTGCCAAACAGCAAAGGTAAAGGCGTATTCTATTGGGAGCCTGAAGCAACGCCGGGCTACAACGGTGGTTACAGCAAAGGTGCATGGCAGTCTAACGGCTTGCCGACCGTAATGTTGGAAGGATTTATCGACTAAACACGGGAATAAGTGACTGGTGAGCAGTAGGTGGCCGTTACGGGTACGGATCGTTCTTCTGATCGCTGTTATCCCCGGATTTTTTTGAATGTCCTATTTCATAGGACAAAATCCGGGGATAAAGGCGAACGCTACCGCTTCTTCAGAATCGATTCCGTCCCTCCACTACGCTCGCTGCTTATGAGACACTTCTAAAATGTGTTTAGTAGGAATTTGGGGTAGTAAAAAGAAAAGGCGCTGCTTCCGTTGGGGAGTAGCGCCTTTTTTTGAGAGTTGTAGTGAGTTGTTTGGGTTGGATGCTTTAAGCTAGGCTAGGTGGTTTGCTTCTTCAACTCAGTTAGATCGAATTCGTTGAATTGGTTTCATGTTAATTAGGAACGCTTGATGAATCTGAACGTAAATAGTCTTATCGCTCATATACTTATATAATATAAGATATAGAATTCAGACAGCACATGTGCAACCTTATTTCAAAGGTGGGGAATATATGGGATTTTTAAAAGAACTGGGTCAGTTTGCTGGAGAAGTTACCGGAAAAGTACTCGGCGGCACTGTCCGAGTGGCTGGAGAACTTACAGGCAGTCCATTCATTAAAGAAATTGGTAATGGCGTAGAAAAAGCTACGATTAATACAGGGAAAACCGTAGGACAACTTGCCAGCGGTACATATGATATGGCGAGTGGTGTGATCAGAAAAGACAACACAACGTTAGACGCCGGACTTGCCGATATTGGAGGAGCTGTTTCCAATACAGCTAAAGGTGTAGTGGTATCAGCTAAGTATGTGTATAACGGTGGCAAAGATGTTGTTGTCGGCATGAAAGACGAGGACATGGAGAGAGTCAAGCTCGGGGCTAAGAATCTAATTGCCGCTGCGGCAGTCACTACATTGGCTGTAGGACTCGTTGAGGTTGTAGATGGTGTTGAAAGTATGGAGTCGGCAGAGTCCGTAGAATTGATAGAAAATCCAAATACAGATGACGTTACACCTTCCTAGCATCGAGGATTTTAGAGCTTCAACTTCATACGAAAAAAATGGACGCTAATCAGTATAATGATTGGCGTCCATTTTTCATCTTCAACTTCAATTCAATTACTTCGCTTCGCCTACAACCGTAAAGCGTTCGTTCTTATGCTGCGGGTTTTCGATCTCATCGACCAAAGCGATGGCATAATCAGCATAGCTGATGTAACTGTTTCCTTCGCTGTTCACCAGAATCAGATCTTTACCAGACTCGTACTTGCCTGTTCGTACACCCTCTGGATTAAAGAATCCCGCCGGGCTCAGGAACGTCCATTGGATACCTGAAGAAGCTTGCAGATCCTGCAAGTTTTTACCCTGGTTGGTCGCTGTTGCTTTGTATGCATCAGGGAATCCAGGGGAGTCTACAACACGCAAGGTTTGAGTTTCATCTGTGAACAGACTGCCTGCACCACCAACAACGATCAGACGAGTATTCGGCGCCTCTTTCAGAACGTTAATCAGGGCTTGTCCTGCTTCCACATGCAGATTCTCTTTCCCGGCTGGCGCACCGAATGCATTGACGATCACGTCGAATGATTTGGCATCCTCTGCCGTGAGGTCGAATACATCTTTTTCAAGTACGTTCAGACTTTTATCTTCCACTTTGGATGCATTACGAACGATCGCTGTCACTTCATGCCCTCTATCCAACGCTTCTTTCAAAATCAAATTCCCTGCTTTGCCTGTCGCGCCAATGATTCCAATCTTCATCATAATCTCTCCTTTGTGATTAGGCTCTGTTAAATTTCATAATGTAACTATATTAGTTACAACATAACTTGTCAACTTCACCTCTCTATAAAAAAGCGTCCAGGTGCCCTCTTAATATGAACAACCAAAATACATACCAAGCCACCACGCAAAAAAAAGACCTCCATAACGTGATTAGTACAAGACTAATCCGCTATAGAGGCCGCAATTCACAAATATTAACAATCTTTATCCGGTACGCCTGCTTCTTCTCTCGTCCGGAAGGATGAGCCACAGCCGCATGTTGCCACTGCGTTCGGGTTGTGAATGGTGAAACCACCGGACATGCCGGATTCTTCAAAATCAATTTCCAGTCCATTCAAATATTTCAGGTTTTCCTTCTCTACAACAACCTTCATGTTCTGAATATCCATATAGAGGTCCTCATCGGACTCTTTATCGTCAAAGCCCATGGCGTACGAAAATCCGGTACAACCGCCCGGTGCTACGCCAAGACGCAAGAACATACCAGGTGTCTCTTGCTGCTCAAGCATTTCTTTCAATCTGTCTGCAGCCGTTTCGCTGATGCTAATCATGCCAGGTCACTCTCCTTTTTCATATAAAATCATGTTCAAAAAGGGCGCTTTTCAGTACCAAGAAGATGGGATGAAGATAGAAATGGAGTAGCGGAGCGTAGGCAAAACTACGTGAGCAACGGACATTTCGGCTGAATCCCATATTCGACGCTGAGATGCCGCTAGGCATCCTTCGTAATCAAAAGCGTACTTTTTGAACAACCTTTCGTTAACTCTTCTTTAAATTATACTCCACCCCGTCAAGGGGCTCAAGTCATCTTTGCCTGTTTCCGCGTTCCCCCTTAACTCCTTTTTCTTCCCAGTGTATTGAACCCCCGGGACACGAGGTTTATAATGAGTAGGTGATCGCTTTGAAATGTCGATATTTTGTCATGACTTATTCAGGCGATGGTCATATATAGAGTTGTAATTTTTTTCACATTTCGAGACTGTACGCAGTCCCCAATGCATATAGAGTCACAAGACTCATTTTGATGAAAAATCAGCTTTACGTACGCAGCATAGGCTGCACCGGGTAAATAAGAGTTAGTCCATATAAGAAGCGGCAGATGACCGCATCTTTTCTATGTAGTTCTGTAAGTAAGTCCTACACACAACTCGATTCCGGTTAAGAATAGGAGGATACAAAATGTCTACATTGGTAACACCGTTCACAGACAAAAGAATGGCTGAAATCGTTGAGAAAGTGCAGAACGGCGTAAGGCTGACCGTAGAAGACGGCGTTTATCTGTATGAAACGGATGATCTGCTGACTTTGGGCCAACTGGCCAATGAGGCCAACCTGCGTAAGAATGGCAAGAAAGTTTATTTTATTGAAAACATGAGCCTTTATTTTACCAACGTATGCGAAGCCCACTGTGCTTTCTGTAACTTCCGCAAAGATCAGGGCGAAGATGGCTCTTACACGTTGTCCGGTCAAGAAATGATCGATTACGTAGAACAGCATATTCACCCAGGTGTACGCGAGTTCCATATTGTAGGCGGACATAACAACCATGTTCCTTTTCAATATTATGTCGATTCCTTGCGTGCTTTAAACGAGAAATATCCGGATGTTACGCTGAAAGCCTACACGGCTGCCGAGATTGATTTCTTCACTCGCATCAGCGGACTGAGCATCAAGGAAGTACTACAAGAACTGCAAAAAGCAGGTCTGAAATCACTGACTGGTGGCGGCGCTGAGATTCTGTCCGATGAATACCGCAAAAAAATGCGTGTAGACAAAGCGAACGTTGACCGTTATCTGGAAGTGCACCGTACTGCTCATCATTTGGGCATGCGTACCCATACAACGATGCTTTATGGATCCATTGAGTCTTATGAGGATCGCGTGAACCATATGGTACAAATTCGTGAACTGCAAGATGAGACCAACGGATTCATGGTATTTATCCCGCTCTCCATGCAGCCGAAAAGCAAAAACGCCAGCATCATGCGTCGTAACTCCGCATACGAAGATCTCAAAACGATTGCGATCAGCCGTCTGATGCTGGATAACATCGATCATATCAAAGCATACTTCATCAACATCGGTCCACAGCTGACTCAAGTCGCCCTTGGATTCGGTGCTTCGGATGCACACGGAACTATCGTTCGCGAACGGATTAGTCATGCAGCAGGCGCACTAACGCCTGAAGGCCTCACCCGCAAAGAGCTTATATGGTTAATTAAGGGTGCTGGACGCATTCCGGTTGAACGTGATACGTTCTACAATGAAATTCAAGT
This window of the Paenibacillus marchantiae genome carries:
- a CDS encoding NAD(P)-dependent oxidoreductase, whose translation is MKIGIIGATGKAGNLILKEALDRGHEVTAIVRNASKVEDKSLNVLEKDVFDLTAEDAKSFDVIVNAFGAPAGKENLHVEAGQALINVLKEAPNTRLIVVGGAGSLFTDETQTLRVVDSPGFPDAYKATATNQGKNLQDLQASSGIQWTFLSPAGFFNPEGVRTGKYESGKDLILVNSEGNSYISYADYAIALVDEIENPQHKNERFTVVGEAK
- a CDS encoding HesB/IscA family protein; its protein translation is MISISETAADRLKEMLEQQETPGMFLRLGVAPGGCTGFSYAMGFDDKESDEDLYMDIQNMKVVVEKENLKYLNGLEIDFEESGMSGGFTIHNPNAVATCGCGSSFRTREEAGVPDKDC
- the mqnE gene encoding aminofutalosine synthase MqnE, which produces MSTLVTPFTDKRMAEIVEKVQNGVRLTVEDGVYLYETDDLLTLGQLANEANLRKNGKKVYFIENMSLYFTNVCEAHCAFCNFRKDQGEDGSYTLSGQEMIDYVEQHIHPGVREFHIVGGHNNHVPFQYYVDSLRALNEKYPDVTLKAYTAAEIDFFTRISGLSIKEVLQELQKAGLKSLTGGGAEILSDEYRKKMRVDKANVDRYLEVHRTAHHLGMRTHTTMLYGSIESYEDRVNHMVQIRELQDETNGFMVFIPLSMQPKSKNASIMRRNSAYEDLKTIAISRLMLDNIDHIKAYFINIGPQLTQVALGFGASDAHGTIVRERISHAAGALTPEGLTRKELIWLIKGAGRIPVERDTFYNEIQVYE